The nucleotide window CTCGTGTATTTATTACTGAATTGGGGCTTTGGGTCCTCCCTAAGACCATAACACTACAACATATAGACCTACAACAACCTTTAATTCTATttagtacatgggaaggtctctcagcaacctgcggatgatcgtgagtttccttcggtctctgcccagtttcctccataatgctgggcgccgtagagtaagtgaaatcttcttgagcacggcgtgaaacactaatcaaataaataaatcctgattGAGATATGACAGGAGGCCAGATTTTATCGGTAATACCTGTGACCGTAagccaactatcacacagtcgtcactgctttggtttcACTCTCTTTGCTGTAATTCTTATATATTTCAAACAAGGTAACAGATTTCTGTCTATCATGCATAACGATATAAAGTGTCATACACTGATAAAAGTAAACTATTGGAGTCACAATACAGAAAGGACAACAGTGTCCTAAAAcgaaaatgttgaaattaatcattaaatttctGCGAATATTTGTTTTCCAGGTGATCGCTGTGCTATGTGGTGGGATCTCCTTGTTGTTAATGACACTGTCGGTGGCTGCTACAACATGGCTGGAGGCTGACAAACAGAGAGAAGGATTGTGGGAAATCTGTTTTTGGGTCAATGAAAAAGAGGTGAACTGTGGAAAAAATGACGCCAGATGTAAGTGAAttgttgtgtatatgtattgaaTTTCTCTGAACCCTGTAACTGTGATGAGGTCATATTGAttcatgatgtcttatgcaACTTTCACACAGGCTAAACATGGGTGATATATGCGTTTATCACATGGTCTTGTGCTCGACTCAGTGTGCCGTTAAGTTGAACGAATGATGGGAAGTTAATGCCAAACTGGCACTATTTCATCAATATCGAGGCGAGTAAAGAAGTAGAGTGTacattatttcataattttcctgaaacctacactcaaaaaattaatctgttaaatttaacagaaagtctgttatcttagtgatgctagaatatattctagtaGTAGTTTATTCAGttacatataacacacatgttctattaattcaacataaccattctattagactaacaggacatTATGTGGAATATGAcgcaatattgtgttgtaataacagaatacatatatagcatcactcagacaacatactttcttttgaatttaacagattaattttttgagtgtacccaCTATCTCTCGTTACTTTCACAGTGTTTTCCCAGACTACATTTTCATTTGAACAATTCCATTGAaattgcatacatacattctctGAAAATggtctttgttttatttgacaaatAAAGTCCAAGAGTAAACTTTGAAAAATGCTCAAGACTAAACCTTTGCAGTACAAAGTTCCTTGCTAAAATCTTCAAAGAGATATTATTGGTGTAATCTTGTCTTTAAAGCATACATAAAATCAAATGATCCATAtcaatgtatgcatgtagttcATAATGGCCAAATTAAGTACCTAATTATAGACGCTGAATTATTGTTTACAGACTTTCCGTAGACTGCATTAGATGAATGAGTTGATTTTAACTGATTAAGTTTTAAGTTTGACGCCTAATTTAAACAACATCGTAGCTTCAAGTTTATCTATTTGGTTTATCGATATATCCGCGCAGGTACCTCAAAAAGGTTATGTTTTCTGGATATAAATACGCCTTTAGCCCGGTGTTGAGAATGTGTAAGCTTTGGAATTAGCCAGATTAATCCTCACATAACCTTTCTGAACCTTTCTGTTCAGTCATAAGAGAAATACTAGCTTAAGAGAAGTTGACGTTTGCTTTTTGAAGCAATTGCAGCTTCCTATATAGGTGCcgtgagaatgaatgaatgattatggcttaacgccatatcggtagtgtttcagccatattgaTGCGAGGGTTGCACGAGAAGAAACCTAACACTTAAGAAAACGTGTTAATAATTGGGCTTTGGCGACAAGAGAACCACGGGATGTGAACAACCAACTGTGGCGATAATAACAAAGTGGGTAATCAGGGGAAAAATAGTGAAACAGTGAGATAAATTGTTACAACATACAACACTTACaacatagagagcaaaaccagagcagctattACAGTATgattactggaaaattgtaaccCGAGagatacggcttcttgtcaaatTACCTGAGTTAGCgtttaaaagaaataatatatcGGTACCATGAGTTATTTATGAAGAACTATGGAAATAAACCTAAAGGAGCACAGTTTTTCTGACGTGCTTGCTAATTCTAGAAATCAAGTATCAATCAGGAAACTGAAAATACAACTTCGTCCGTCTCTCGTACTTTACGCACTTACGATTGAAAGGCATAACAAGGCTCGGgtgacgtaagcggaaacaGTTACGTCCTCGGGTCATAGTAATACCTAGCTCCTGATTGGTTAAAGTTGATATCATGACAGCGCTTTCGATGTTCTCAATGTAGGCGATTTGGCTTTCTTTGAACTGAGATATCTCGGTCAAGagaacatcacaaaaacaaaaaggtatgCTTTTCAAACTTCACGTGtaatactttatcgatgcatatatacatttggtctgttgtcttttcttttagagACCAAAGGTTCAAGTAATCCACTTGATTTTCGTTCATAAAATCTTCACATTTCTACAGTTTTTAACGTTACACTCTAATAAATCTGCTTTCCGGTTTTTGAATGTGTATTGCCAGAAAAACGTGTCAATGAAATGTTGGTTATCCCTTTAACAATATGAATTATGATTTTATGATCCGACTTTTTGGATTCCTGTATGCCAGGGGCGTCCGTGGCCGAGTTCTTAGAGCGTTAGCGCAGCACATATCCCCAGGACATTTCTGACCAATACGGTCGCTATGGTCatatgctggattcctctccgttCGGATGtgcatgggaaagtctgcctaCAATCTCTAGATCGTCATCGGTGCGGCGTAAAAGACTATAAtcacttaaaaaaataacataacataacccGCCATTATCATATACCTGTTATTTGACAATTTATTTATGGAATTATAGTTTTCTGCTTGACATAATTTGTTGGAGCTATGGACTGGTTTGGGCAAAGTCCCTTTAAATTACAGTTCATCAGTCGTCAAAACATGCTGATTATACACTATCGTTTATAAACTCATAAACAATTCATTGCAAATACAGCTTGCAACTGTTGCGAACAATCATTGCAAATACAGTTTGTTGCGAACAATCCATTGCAAATACACTTTGTTGCCAACAATCGTTTGCAAGTACAGTTTGTTGCGAACAATCCATTGCATGTAAAGTTTGTTGCGAACAATTCATGGCAAATACAATTTGCTGTGCACAATTCATTGCAAGTAAAGTTTGTTGCGAAAAATTCATTGTAAGTTCAGTTTGTTGCGAACAATTCATTTCAAGTAAAGTTTTTTGCGAACAAGCCATTGTAGGTTCTGTTTGTTGCGAGCAATTCATTGCAAGTACAGTTTGTTGCGAACAATTCATTGCAAATACAATTTGCTGGAAACCGTTAATTGCAAATAAAGTTTGTTGcgaaaatttcatttcaaatataGTTTTTGCGGACAATTTATTTGTGCTAGCAGATATTTTCAGAGTTCTGGGACTTAGAAGTATATTACGCCaatattgaatatttatttattcagtaagTAAGAATGATACATTTAGCAGAAACTGAAGGCTTGGCTTGTAAAGAAATCTACTGTTGATTCTTTACACTGTTGCAATCAGTTGAGCACCGCGTCAGTTGTTCAGGAAAAACCTTCTTCACAGTTGAACTGAAGAGCTTAATTCTGCAGTTTCACGCGTCATCCTTGAATGCCCTAACTCTTCCCTGTCCGTGTGGTTGTTCGGTTCACTTTTCGGTCTTTCGAATGGAAATGTGGTTCGCTTTCGGTTTTAcggatctttaatattttgctAAAAGAGCCTTGTTCGCAATCATTTTTTATTGTGCCGAAAATTTGAAGAATTGCTTGAGCGGAAACCGAGCTGACTGCTATTCAGTGTAATCTGATAGACAGGAAACACAATCCATGCAATCTGGTTAATTCTACTCAAACTTTTGTGATAAGAAAAATAGATCCCGGGTGTTTCTTGCAAAGACTACAGAAGTatactggtgtcagtatacgATTTATCAGACAAACTTAGGCGAGAAAGACAGTacgttaaaaaaaatgcaaaatgtcgCCAactcaaaaaaaagaaagaaaagaaaatcttcaGTTCAGTTTTTTTCACACCATagtcataaatgaaaaataaactacagagagaaaatattgaaatggAGATGTCTTCATAATCTAATTTGTCTTCCTTTCTTTTCAGCATGGGTGGAGATCTGTCGGACGTTGTGTCTGGTATCCATGGCGATCTGCTTAAGTGCCACAATATTGACAGTGCTCGGTTTACGAAGTTCAAGCTCCAAATGGAAATACACCTTTTATAGACTAGCCACAATCGCCATGTTTTCAGCAGGTAAAAACAAACGTTAATACGTTCTATTGACATTtcctttgaaaaaaatttataaacGTCAAATCTGGCGTTACTTATAAGAAGGTGGTATGAATAGCagttatattttacaaattacatatatttatgtcatctattattattatcagtatGCATTCATTAAATTATATCAAAAGTCAGGTGATTTGTCAGCTACTTGAagaaggttggtggtttcctctgagcGCTccggttccctccacccataaacctgactgtcatcatattagtgaaaaattcttgaacacggcgataaacactaaacaaattttacatatcTGGTTAGTTTGACGGATTTTATATTTGTGACTTGCTGATATCgtacattttcatttcttcagTCGTATGACAACCACACATAATGGTACTGTTATATAttcttgcattgttttcatttcgGTTACTTTGGTAGGTCACCAAACTCGGATTTCGCTTTTTGCACGTGGTAGAAACTGATCGTAAAGGGAATTAAAAATCCTTTGAAATCCCGTATGATGTGGTACTGATGCTATCGATTTTACTTCTGACGTTTATTTCCTCATCCATTTTTCCCATCCGCTTTTTTATATTTGGTACTGGCATAAAAATGTAGAAATGCCTTCCTGCACAAGAGATATGCATTtctaaaaatgatttctttttgtttcatttatatccATTTTTCtcgtatttctttttttcttcttgcaGTTATTTGTGAGGTCATTTCCTTAATAGTTTTTCCTGTGATGTTTTTGAGTGAGATTGAGGCTCGAGTACAAGTCCGGTGGGAATTCGGCTGGGCTTACGGAATCGGTTGGGGAGCGGCCATCTTCATGCTTGGCGCGGCATTCTTGCTACTGTTTGACAGGGAAACGGAAGAACTTGAAATCAGAGAGAAGACATACTACAAAAATGATATAGAAAGTACTGACGAATCCCCGTAATACAAAAAAgaagtttatatttaatattttgtgtCGATGACGTTTGACGTGAAGAAAGAATGTGTGAGATGTGTGCATGTGTCCTTTACACGAGGATCAAGTTTGTCATATTTCACGTGTGGATTCTTAGACGCGCGATCTCGTGTCATTAATCCTCTTGGGAGGAGGGCGTCAATTATTGAGTAGCCAAATCCTTCCGAGAAGACAAATGTGACGAAAAAAGGTGTATTTTCCAGCTGGAAACTCGGAACGATGTGCCAGACATCTCGTGTCTTCGTCAGTCTGAAGACTCATTCCTCAGATTAAATGTGAAGCCGTCACCATTTCCTTCTCACAACACCACAAGGCTCTTGGTTTCAAAATGTTCAACACTCCATTCTGTGGAtcactttatttcattttcttgtcGCGTCATAATCATACCCAGAAGAACTACCAGGCATTTCGGTCCCCAGTCGTTTGTATAATGAATACGCAATGAGGACAGGCTGCTGAGAGTTCCGAGTaaaggagaaagaaaaacaaaaaaaaaaaaaaaacaaaaaacaaaatcaaacatttcTTGCTACAAAACATTAACAAACGGCTTCTTTAAACTagactgtttcttttttttttttggactgtcTTGTCTGATGCTGATGTGCTCCCACAGTGCAGGCACATATCACGTGGAATTCCGAGAAACACCTGGGAATTGTCACGTGATAGATACTGGAAATTTTCTATGTTATGCATATGTGTCATCAGCATAACTCAGTCAactttaattaaaaatttattaaGATTTCAAGTCAAATGATATCACAAGCAGTGCCAATTCCTATATATCCATAAACGTTTCTACCCTTTTCTTAAAACTAATTAATTAACAGGACTATTCACTTTCCGCTTTTATGACTTTATCACTTTCCACTGTGATTGTACGCATATTTAATCATGGAAAAATCCACATACACTATTTCTTTGGGATTTTTCACCTGAAAACGACTTATAGTGTCGTCCGAATATGTGGTCAAATACGTTAAATCCAGAGTCTtttatgtgttttgttgtttctCTTTCTTCTGTCTCCTTCTCCCAACGAGAACACGATGCATGTGGCCACAACAGAATACAATTTTTGgttgtctttctgttttttacGAATCActttatttgaacatttttttctgcttgATACTCCACTGTAGTATGTCGGACTTCGTGTTGAGGTGGAGTGATGAACATGGAGTTTGCATACTAATGGGAGATTATACGCCATGTTAGATGCTGAAGTTTTGAACCACATTGCCCAAGTGCCGTATTCCAAAGACTATCCAAACCTATTGATATAGGATGGCTTTCTTTAATCTTGATTCGGGACTTTTTCTTGGCATTGCTTTACTTATATTTGGACATGTCTGGTATGTGGCCTGGGGGTAGAATCCGTGTGTCTCCAACTTCCGGAAGTGTGTTCGAGCCAAAAGGAATTAATCACTCCTTCTATACACCCCTATCTGGTTTATCAGatgctttgtgtgtgtgtgtgtgtgtgtgtcgttTTTGCTTGTCAGAGACAAAGAATTCTCTATTAAAGAGGTGTTAAAGGTTGTCTTGTTACCTAGCTTAGTGGTAAAATCTAGTGCCTATGTTATCACTACAAACTTTCAAAGCATAGTTAAGTTTGGTAAATGTACGTTTCTGTATATATTAACATAAATTGTACCTTCATCGTATTTTGCCAGTGTGAAGTGTTATGCACGACACACAATTATAGTAATAGCTCGGAGCACATCAAAAGCCTGGCTCATCCTCACGTGACGACATGTTACTGCAAGGGACACAACCGTTTTGCCGCAATACAATACGTTTCTCCACCTCCCCCCCCACTCCGCCCCCTCGTTTTAGTGACATACTTTGCTCCAACTGTTGAATCTTTGTGTGTCTTAAATATGCGCATCTGTGATATCCATGTTCAGTCTCTGTTATATAAACGCGTATGTATCCCCATATATCATGCCCAATATATCATGCCAAAGTGGGTAACACGTGCATCAGGTGttcttatatgtacatttaatgatattttacaTGTCGTAATTGTTTTAACCCTGGAGGTCAAACCcgcattgtatgtatgtatgtatgcatgctcgggattttacgttgtacttaacaatttgtcagtcatccCCACGACCATGAGTCTTCGggtgtgtaaatatataccaTGCTTTTTATGCCATTCGGCCAAAGTGCTatcgtcactgaagtatcatgccgaagacacgagatatgacaccccacccatttcCTTGTGCTAACTTCTCAGTGTCcaatgccaagcgaggcagcaacaagtgccattttaaacCAGCTTTCTACCTAGTCATGTGCGTTATTGTGCTTACCTTCTGATTCAGATGAATTCCGACGTTTGTATTGTGGGGGACAAGCGAGTCTATCTGCACACCTTAGAGTATAATCTCTAATCCTAATCATACGTGTTTGGTATTTTGGGGTCATAAACCCAAATGACGTTGTATTTCTGCAATGTTACAACATGAACTCAGCCTACCcgtgttcatgtatattgtttcattgaaaaatgtaagttaTCTAACCATCCTAGTATAGTCAATCATGTGGAGATTTTCTAACCCTCCGTTATTTCAAACCCTCGCTATTGTCTCCTTATGTCCTTCTTTAAACCAGTCCCGTAGCCTCTTATCTCTTGCTTCAAACAAATATTGTAGCCTATTATCTCCTGCTTTAAGACGTTGCTGTAGCCTCCTTATGTTCAGCTTCAAAACAATGTCGTAGACTTTTATACCCTTCTTCAAACCGATGCTGAACTTATGTACTCTGCTTGAAACCAGTGGAGCAGCCTGTCGTATTCTACGTCAAACCATGCGACAACCTGCTTGTGCTCAGAGTGAAGCCGAAGTCGGCTTGTTCTCCCAGCGGTTTCCTGGCTTGTAAACAGCATACATATTTGTCAGACGTTTAACTTAAAACCACTTTAGCCCAAATTAGCCAAAATGGTAACATTGTCTAGCCTCTTCTTTTCGAATAAGCCTTAATATAACTGCGGTATAGGCCATCATTACTCTTGTAcgtgtgtttcttttcttttttttgatcaaattaaaaaaagggCTATGTCTGAGTACGTGTACTTTCTTTAGTGCCCAATTAGGCAACAAATCTGGCAGTGTATGTTTTTCTCTCTGAATCAGACACGGTCAGACTCTTATTCTTATTAACTATTAAGGCCGTTATTTAAACACCCATTACCATGGTGCTTATCTTGAGACGAAACTTTTGTTAGAAAATATATGGCTTTCAGGGTGAAACACGGTAAAGGAAAATGTAAGAGGTATGCTTTCATAGTAACCAAACCAACTATTCATTAACTCTCATGGTTCTTTAGAAAGCTTACAAAATAGAAACTAAATGGTTAAGTTCTGAGAATTGCAATGGTGTTTAGAGTAccgtacatacatgcaccttgTCCCAAGGTTTGAGCATGCACGTTGTCACTTTATTTGTCTTTCTGTGCTCACATCTTTTAAAAGCAAGGCCAAAACTACACTATATGGagaaatgttataaaaaggGTAGAAGATTTTTACAAATCTAGGAGTAACGCAGAGCAATGATctaaattgcaagtaacataTTGCCATTACCGTCAGACAAGGATATCGAACGGGTTTCATATATGAACAGCCATACTATCATCCTTCACAAGATTTGACTCGCTCAAATTTCTTTGGATAGCTTATCCTTAGTTCTTTTAACTCTGGAGTATACAACtgaatttcaattaaaaaaaaaacaacaaaatgacaactGAAGACATCTCAATTTGTCCATCACTCAGATTTcacagaaagtctgagtgatgctagaatgtactctgttaatGCTTTAGACGACTCTGTCACATAGCAGCAGGTTATActattaaaataacaaacatttttttattccttCAACATAAAGGTTGTGTCTGGATAGCCGGATATTATGTTTAATTTACCAGTGAAGTGTTATAacaatagaatacattctagtatcacacAGActacagactttctgttaaattaacatattgtaaaaaaattttcagtgtaGTAGACTTACAAGTCTCTTCTGTGTGTACAAGcatgtctgtgttatatatTTAAGAAGGTTGTCAGCAATGTTTAATTCAGAAAGTCACGAAAAGCTGTAATGTGCACTACCAGTTGTTTGATTGCTCCTTATTCACTCCAGAAACAACGCAGACCTATAACGATGACAGAGAAATAGGTCTACTTGTGTTTGAGGGATCGTAACTTCTATACTTAACTAAGTCATGATAGGTTGTTTcaaagtatgtatgtaagccgaggtttgacgccgtacttaacaattttccagtcatatgacgaggagtcattagaccTAAACTGTGTCTTCTCGTAGCAGACtttccgccactgaagtatcacgccgaagacaacagacacgacctagtcacatcatactgacaccgggtcaacccgTCTGGCTTCCGTACTcgagcctctcagtgctgagcgtcaagcgaggcagcaacaagtaccatttttaaagtgattggtataattttttcaaagtAATAGTGATGTTCATTTTCTCGCCTTGAAGTATGAGCCTACTTTATTTAAATATGTGCGATTATTCTTTAGTGTACAGTCAATTCAATGCTTCATTCTCAAAGACCTATATATTAGGCTTGACTTGATATCGTTGCTATGGCTATTGATTGTTATTGCTAATTTGGGCTCGTCACTGGCCTATCAATGGCATGATGCACCGTACAGAACATACACCGATAAGTATCTCCAATgatattattactattattattatatacgtATGAAACTTAACCGTCATATAAATCAATTCTTTCTATCTTGTAACGATAATTCGTCATATCACAAGGAAACCAGCTTGCAGTCCCTGCTGCAAAGCGGTGCGCAAGTTTGCGCATGCGTAAGCGTCATGGTTACACATAGGCCTACGTTGCCATAGCGGTGGTGCCTGCAGCAGAGTTTTACGCACGTCTGTAGAACGGGTTCCAGCATGGGATTCTCACCATCACCCCACtgtaatacattgtacagtattATAATACACAGTATATTTTACCAGCATGTACTTCACGTTGTTTGAAAAGGGCCATTGGTTATAagtcataaaaacaaataaacaattaaattaaatagaCAAAGAATGGATATAATGAAAGGAGttaataaatgatatttttagGGTTCTGCACGTCGAGCTTCAGATATATAGGTTTATACCCTAAAACCAAATACAGACTTCAGGATTACACAGCTTAAGTTGTAAGGTTGTCACCGCCTAAGGATTTTTTTATTCTAAGTATAGAAAATATCCTCTTTGTTACTGTGTGttgaaataacattaaaattatactatttcaaatttgttttgttctttttcctaCCAACTACTTGATTTGATGGCAgttacattcatatatatatatatatatatatatgtgtgtgtgtgtgtgtgtgtgtgtcccgATACACAGTATATGCATAGATATGCGTAAACATGTAATGTGCATTCATTACATGCTTACAGATATACCATGAATTCATGACGTGTGTAGAGACGTAGCGTGAATTCATGACGATATGCGTACAGATATACCGTGCAATCATGACGATATGTGTAGAGATATGCCTTTTTGGGGGCAAGG belongs to Liolophura sinensis isolate JHLJ2023 chromosome 9, CUHK_Ljap_v2, whole genome shotgun sequence and includes:
- the LOC135475566 gene encoding transmembrane protein 47-like isoform X2 is translated as MERTPQLVIAVLCGGISLLLMTLSVAATTWLEADKQREGLWEICFWVNEKEVNCGKNDARSWVEICRTLCLVSMAICLSATILTVLGLRSSSSKWKYTFYRLATIAMFSAVICEVISLIVFPVMFLSEIEARVQVRWEFGWAYGIGWGAAIFMLGAAFLLLFDRETEELEIREKTYYKNDIESTDESP
- the LOC135475566 gene encoding transmembrane protein 47-like isoform X1, whose protein sequence is MSAEDRKMMAPTSALETVAIVRPLKVIAVLCGGISLLLMTLSVAATTWLEADKQREGLWEICFWVNEKEVNCGKNDARSWVEICRTLCLVSMAICLSATILTVLGLRSSSSKWKYTFYRLATIAMFSAVICEVISLIVFPVMFLSEIEARVQVRWEFGWAYGIGWGAAIFMLGAAFLLLFDRETEELEIREKTYYKNDIESTDESP